In the Magnolia sinica isolate HGM2019 chromosome 15, MsV1, whole genome shotgun sequence genome, one interval contains:
- the LOC131228091 gene encoding putative disease resistance RPP13-like protein 1 has translation MATALVSMVMNKLREEVYLVGDAKEELIKLSSTLESIQAVLNDAEIMQFHNPSIQVWLKKLKDVAYDAEDLLDEMIPSPESESETNDGDDRLMGNQPWKCLRSLFSCCGLEDWIKLVHDSWTDGTHNRSIGDKVRTFVSKVESQRDFARQIKQVRAKLDQIAADTSKFSFKEIHSFRGGSQLHKAEFQTSSLVDESQMLGRDEEKDIIISKLVSGSSSEEGRIHVISIVGVGGLGKTTLARLIYNDEKVRSHFHKVLWVCVSDDFNVTNLTKEIIKAAGGTSRPHSLLDSLQNQLIQTFQGKRFLLVLDDVWNDDSERWEKLRLSFQSGAHGSKILVTTRSMKVANTCMPSAYMHELKGLSYSDCWLLFSRIAFAGRKEEDCPALEKIGREIAKKCKGVPLSVKVIGSVMRSKRTAQDWQDILESETWEIRGIAKGILPALLLSHENLPVHLKPCFAYCSVFPKDYVMEKDKLVKLWLAQGFIKPQGRREMEAIGGEYFDDLLARSLFQKVVIGYEDEEEVIGCTIHDLCHDLAQFIAKNEYCIFENGMSDSSSATARHSSFIVNWETSEIPAPLCNAKKLRTLLQIGESKIDSIPDHLFQCARSLRALYLHTRIKELPSSIGLLKHLRYLDMSYSDVVELPESVTCLHNLQTLKLNCCSELQRLPSGMSAMVHLRHLEFNHTRSLKYLPKGLGRISSLRTLSRFIVGGDGGCKIGELKQLDSLQGKLLIEHLERVTSVDEAKEAQLENKLQLRVLSLAMSPDDALEMSGNGDVERMENVVEALQRPLANLEELEIWGYIGYKFPTWIGDYSSFSKLVKLKLIDCNKCTQLPGLGRLPSLKYLQIAAGLVKRVGSEFYGNSSGGDINAVAFPKLEELEFRNMYELEEWELRLEDKEIMPSLHSLTIRKCPKLKALPTHLPKSLMSLHIYEMTGLPYGWKQLESLKTLTISSCSN, from the coding sequence ATGGCGACTGCGCTTGTTTCAATGGTTATGAACAAACTTCGAGAAGAGGTTTATTTGGTTGGTGATGCCAAAGAAGAACTTATAAAGTTATCTTCTACATTGGAATCCATTCAAGCAGTTCTTAATGATGCTGAGATTATGCAATTTCACAACCCAAGTATTCAAGTTTGGTTAAAAAAACTCAAAGATGTGGCTTACGATGCGGAGGACTTGCTAGATGAGATGATTCCATCGCCAGAATCTGAATCAGAGACCAACGACGGTGACGATCGACTCATGGGAAACCAGCCGTGGAAGTGCTTACGTTCACTATTTTCGTGTTGCGGTCTAGAAGATTGGATAAAGTTGGTCCATGATTCATGGACCGACGGTACTCATAATCGCAGCATCGGAGATAAGGTGCGGACATTTGTCAGTAAAGTCGAATCACAACGCGATTTTGCTCGTCAGATAAAACAAGTAAGGGCGAAGCTGGATCAGATTGCAGCTGAcacaagtaagttcagttttaaGGAGATTCACAGTTTCCGTGGAGGTAGTCAGCTTCACAAGGCCGAGTTTCAAACGAGTTCGCTAGTAGACGAATCACAGATGCTTGGAAGGGACGAAGAGAAAGATATCATAATAAGCAAGTTGGTCAGCGGGAGCAGTTCTGAGGAGGGACGGATTCATGTCATTTCGATAGTAGGCGTTGGCGGGTTGGGCAAGACGACTCTTGCTCGATTGATCTACAATGATGAAAAGGTGAGGAGCCATTTCCATAAGGTTCTATGGGTTTGTGTTTCTGATGATTTTAATGTAACAAATCTTACAAAAGAAATTATAAAAGCAGCTGGAGGGACAAGTCGGCCGCATTCTCTGCTAGACTCATTGCAAAATCAGCTTATCCAAACATTCCAAGGAAAACGGTTCTTGCTTGTCCTTGATGATGTGTGGAACGATGATAGTGAAAGGTGGGAGAAACTGCGGCTTTCCTTCCAAAGCGGTGCTCATGGAAGTAAAATTTTGGTCACCACCCGCAGCATGAAGGTTGCAAATACATGCATGCCCTCCGCCTACATGCATGAATTAAAAGGTTTATCCTATTCTGATTGCTGGTTACTGTTCAGTAGAATAGCTTTCGCTGGGAGGAAAGAGGAAGATTGCCCGGCGTTGGAAAAGATTGGAAGAGAGATAGCGAAGAAGTGTAAAGGAGTGCCTCTTTCAGTAAAGGTAATTGGAAGCGTCATGCGTTCCAAGAGGACGGCACAAGATTGGCAGGACATCTTGGAAAGTGAAACATGGGAAATACGGGGCATCGCAAAAGGTATCTTACCGGCTTTGTTGCTGAGCCATGAAAATTTGCCTGTCCATTTGAAGCCGTGTTTTGCATATTGCTCAGTATTTCCGAAAGATTATGTGATGGAGAAGGATAAATTAGTCAAGTTGTGGTTAGCTCAGGGTTTCATCAAGCCCCAGGGAAGAAGAGAGATGGAAGCAATTGGCGGAGAGTACTTTGATGATCTACTGGCGCGGTCTTTGTTTCAAAAAGTGGTGATTGGatatgaagatgaagaagaagtcaTCGGATGTACAATACATGATCTATGTCACGATCTCGCCCAATTCATTGCAAAGAATGAATATTGCATCTTTGAGAATGGAATGTCGGACTCCAGCTCTGCTACGGCTCGTCATTCATCTTTTATTGTCAACTGGGAAACGTCCGAAATTCCTGCCCCTCTATGTAATGCAAAAAAATTGCGAACACTCCTCCAAATTGGAGAATCAAAAATTGATTCCATCCCTGATCATTTATTCCAATGCGCTAGGTCCCTTAGGGCATTGTATCTCCACACCAGAATTAAAGAATTGCCAAGCTCAATTGGGTTGCTGAAGCATTTACGGTATCTTGACATGTCTTATTCAGATGTAGTTGAGTTGCCGGAATCAGTGACTTGTCTCCACAATTTGCAGACCTTGAAGTTGAATTGCTGTAGTGAACTCCAGAGACTGCCGAGTGGGATGAGtgcaatggtccacttgagacatcTGGAATTCAATCACACACGGTCACTAAAGTACTTACCGAAAGGGTTGGGGAGAATAAGTTCCCTTCGAACGTTGAGTAGGTTTATCGTGGGAGGTGATGGAGGATGTAAGATTGGAGAGCTGAAGCAACTTGACTCTCTCCAAGGAAAGCTACTAATAGAACACTTGGAGAGAGTGACGAGCGTGGATGAGGCTAAGGAAGCACAACTGGAGAACAAGTTACAACTTCGCGTATTGTCTCTAGCTATGTCACCAGATGATGCTCTTGAAATGTCAGGAAATGGTGATGTGGAGAGGATGGAAAATGTAGTTGAAGCCCTCCAGCGGCCACTTGCTAACCTAGAAGAGCTGGAAATTTGGGGATACATTGGTTACAAGTTCCCAACCTGGATAGGAGATTATTCATCTTTCTCAAAATTAGTCAAGTTGAAATTAATAGATTGCAATAAGTGTACACAGTTGCCTGGGCTAGGGAGACTACCTTCACTTAAATACCTTCAAATAGCAGCAGGTCTTGTAAAACGGGTGGGAAGTGAGTTTTACGGGAATAGCAGTGGTGGGGACATAAACGCAGTGGCATTCCCGAAGCTGGAAGAGCTCGAGTTCCGTAACATGTATGAATTGGAGGagtgggagttgagattagaagaTAAAGAGATAATGCCATCTCTACACtcactaacaatcagaaaatgcCCAAAATTGAAAGCACTGCCGACACACCTCCCGAAAAGTCTAATGTCCCTCCACATCTATGAAATGACGGGTCTCCCCTATGGATGGAAACAATTGGAGTCACTAAAGACTCTTACTATCAGCAGTTGCTCTAATTGA